Proteins from a genomic interval of Desulfovibrio litoralis DSM 11393:
- a CDS encoding tetratricopeptide repeat protein: MAQITIPKTVTENIARAKAYIKRQEVERALTAIVASLTEYNEAQVMGKARFEAASFYHEAVAEFNRCPQVKKLIETLSRSPKASIVYQVNKEKELVNIFRILLKFLTESQAKNERDRLEKQEDERQAMLTKGQSLIDSGDNAMARAVLRRYAETYGSEPGVYGDIGKRLLQAKMYKEAAEILELSIEKHPKDSKAYADAVTAYLVMREFEKAEVVYMKVIKQFGAHQRTLYNLAKLYAFMNKKEKSFEAARRAYAKDSSLTEAKELMDFLDGNGERPEFLANFR, translated from the coding sequence ATGGCACAAATTACAATACCCAAAACAGTAACAGAAAATATAGCCAGGGCTAAAGCATACATCAAAAGACAAGAAGTTGAGCGTGCTTTAACGGCTATTGTTGCATCATTAACCGAATATAACGAGGCCCAAGTAATGGGTAAAGCTCGCTTTGAAGCGGCTTCTTTTTACCATGAAGCCGTCGCCGAGTTTAATCGTTGTCCTCAGGTTAAAAAACTTATAGAAACTTTAAGTCGTTCTCCTAAAGCCAGTATTGTTTATCAAGTCAACAAAGAAAAAGAATTGGTAAATATTTTCAGAATATTACTCAAATTTCTTACAGAAAGCCAAGCCAAAAACGAAAGAGACAGACTGGAAAAACAAGAAGACGAACGTCAAGCCATGCTCACAAAAGGGCAAAGTCTTATCGATAGCGGTGATAACGCAATGGCAAGAGCGGTTTTAAGACGCTATGCCGAAACTTACGGTTCTGAACCGGGCGTTTATGGCGATATAGGCAAAAGACTGCTTCAAGCTAAAATGTATAAAGAAGCCGCCGAGATTTTAGAGCTTTCAATAGAAAAACACCCAAAAGACAGTAAAGCTTATGCCGATGCCGTAACGGCTTATCTCGTTATGCGTGAGTTTGAAAAGGCCGAAGTAGTTTATATGAAGGTTATCAAACAATTTGGAGCTCACCAAAGAACCTTATATAATTTAGCTAAGTTATACGCTTTTATGAACAAAAAAGAAAAATCTTTTGAAGCCGCCAGACGAGCTTACGCCAAAGATTCAAGCCTTACCGAAGCCAAAGAACTTATGGACTTTCTCGACGGAAACGGTGAACGTCCGGAATTTCTAGCTAATTTCAGGTAA
- the uppS gene encoding polyprenyl diphosphate synthase, producing the protein MNDFGLTETNIKIPKHLAVIMDGNGRWATQKGLSRSEGHRGGAVASKKLITQSRKLGIEHLTLYTFSHENWNRSADEVSTLFKLLVEFLNTELKTLEEQDIKLSVFGELEKLPLAASKALQYTIKRTQNCKSMYLNLALNYSGRYEIVQACKKLISEGIKPQELTEKLFSEALYSQGQPDPDLIIRTSGEYRISNFLLFQSAYSEYYFTPVLWPDFDEQELFKALSDYSKRQRRFGTAT; encoded by the coding sequence TTGAACGATTTTGGTTTGACAGAAACGAATATTAAAATTCCTAAACACCTTGCTGTTATCATGGACGGAAACGGGCGTTGGGCAACTCAAAAAGGGCTTAGTCGCAGTGAAGGACATAGGGGAGGGGCGGTTGCGAGTAAAAAATTGATTACTCAATCCAGAAAGTTGGGAATAGAACACTTAACTCTTTATACTTTTTCCCATGAAAACTGGAATAGATCTGCCGACGAAGTCAGCACTCTCTTTAAGCTTTTGGTTGAGTTTTTAAACACTGAACTTAAAACGCTTGAGGAACAAGATATTAAACTTTCGGTTTTTGGTGAGCTTGAAAAATTGCCACTTGCGGCATCAAAAGCTCTACAGTATACTATTAAACGCACTCAAAATTGTAAAAGTATGTATTTGAACCTTGCTTTAAATTACTCCGGAAGGTATGAGATTGTTCAGGCATGTAAAAAACTGATAAGTGAAGGAATAAAGCCCCAAGAATTAACCGAAAAGTTATTTTCGGAAGCTTTATATTCACAAGGGCAGCCTGATCCTGATTTAATTATTCGTACTAGCGGAGAATATCGTATCAGCAATTTTTTACTTTTTCAAAGTGCTTATAGCGAATATTATTTTACTCCCGTGCTTTGGCCTGATTTTGATGAACAAGAACTTTTCAAAGCTCTAAGCGATTATTCTAAAAGACAACGACGTTTTGGAACAGCAACTTAA
- a CDS encoding CgeB family protein — protein MQKKYTVTPIYQNDQLSDLHIKKEERTIEMLGNAGIVRELNIVPKIVCSKENLEQNNTPPFNPYKHIPVFLGSGFGITINEFISQWNELCKSLPDLPKPHLAIIDKEEEIKKYTEIKNNPLLKESNIFWIETEDKDQALNEITKWQAKNNNLSLYPIALPFYQRLDRDYYAYLNQACQISLKANIWEKVKYPKFKDKPKLLLLTSRYFLIGEIVSACERLNIDFRLVQIPEEVLQEEFIKDILSVVNQFKPDFIFTINHLGVDREGVLLDLLKKLSLPLCSWFVDNPHLVLDAFEKVISPETIILTWDSDNVDSLKKYGFNEVHYLPLGTDVFRFSLQENLKDTKNLRSKVAFLGNSMVSKVTKVKDRLEGLPETIENYEAIAADFAKHSERSVTKFIQEHYPKIYKSLTDDKIKDKKINLLNYEVFLTYEATKQYRFSCVKEILPFNPLIAGDKGWFELIPKDAPSWRYHSEMTYYTDLPLFYPLIDINFNCTSAQMKGAVNQRVFDVPATGAFLITDWREQVDKLFEPKKEIICYNEQGEIKELIKYYLNKPNERKKIALAARKRILAEHTYEHRVQQIIEKIKSIVGS, from the coding sequence ATGCAAAAAAAATATACTGTTACTCCTATCTATCAAAACGATCAATTAAGCGATCTTCATATCAAAAAAGAAGAAAGAACTATTGAAATGCTCGGCAATGCCGGAATAGTTAGAGAACTGAATATAGTGCCAAAAATTGTTTGTTCCAAAGAAAATTTAGAACAAAACAATACCCCGCCTTTTAATCCTTATAAACATATTCCTGTTTTTTTGGGTTCCGGGTTTGGAATAACCATAAACGAGTTTATATCTCAGTGGAATGAACTTTGTAAAAGTTTGCCCGACCTACCAAAACCTCACCTCGCCATTATAGACAAAGAAGAAGAAATAAAAAAATATACTGAGATAAAAAACAACCCCTTACTAAAAGAAAGTAATATTTTTTGGATCGAAACCGAAGACAAAGATCAGGCGTTAAACGAAATTACAAAGTGGCAGGCTAAAAACAATAATTTATCTCTTTATCCTATTGCCCTACCTTTTTATCAGCGTCTTGACCGTGATTATTATGCATATCTTAATCAAGCTTGCCAAATAAGTCTAAAAGCAAATATTTGGGAAAAAGTAAAATATCCGAAGTTTAAAGACAAACCAAAACTCTTACTCTTAACCAGTCGTTATTTTCTGATTGGAGAAATCGTTAGTGCTTGCGAACGGTTAAATATAGACTTTCGTTTAGTTCAAATACCCGAAGAAGTCTTACAAGAAGAATTTATTAAAGATATTTTGTCAGTTGTAAACCAATTTAAACCTGATTTCATTTTTACAATCAATCATTTGGGAGTTGACCGTGAAGGGGTTTTGCTTGATTTGTTAAAAAAACTCTCTCTTCCTCTTTGCTCCTGGTTTGTAGATAACCCCCACTTAGTCTTAGATGCCTTTGAAAAGGTAATTTCTCCCGAAACAATTATCTTAACATGGGATTCAGACAATGTAGATTCTCTGAAAAAATATGGCTTTAATGAGGTGCATTACTTGCCTCTTGGGACTGATGTCTTTCGCTTTTCTCTACAAGAAAATCTTAAGGATACAAAAAATTTACGTTCAAAAGTCGCTTTTTTGGGAAACTCTATGGTTTCTAAAGTTACAAAGGTTAAAGACAGGTTGGAAGGCTTGCCGGAAACTATTGAAAACTATGAAGCCATCGCCGCAGATTTCGCCAAACACAGCGAACGTTCGGTTACAAAATTTATCCAAGAACATTACCCCAAGATCTATAAAAGTCTCACTGATGACAAAATTAAAGATAAAAAAATCAATCTGTTAAACTATGAAGTTTTTTTAACTTACGAAGCAACCAAACAATACCGCTTTTCTTGCGTTAAAGAGATCTTACCTTTTAACCCACTGATTGCGGGAGATAAAGGTTGGTTTGAGCTAATTCCGAAAGACGCTCCGTCTTGGCGTTATCATTCAGAAATGACCTATTATACCGACCTTCCGCTCTTTTACCCTTTAATTGATATTAACTTTAACTGTACAAGTGCCCAAATGAAGGGGGCTGTCAACCAACGTGTTTTTGACGTGCCTGCTACAGGTGCCTTTTTAATCACAGATTGGCGAGAACAGGTAGACAAGTTATTTGAACCTAAAAAAGAAATTATTTGTTATAATGAACAAGGCGAAATAAAAGAACTTATCAAGTATTACCTAAACAAACCAAACGAACGTAAAAAAATTGCCCTCGCCGCCCGAAAACGTATTTTGGCAGAACATACTTATGAACACAGAGTTCAGCAAATTATCGAAAAAATAAAAAGTATAGTCGGATCTTAA
- a CDS encoding phosphatidate cytidylyltransferase: protein MTQDTNNTSVTAKIPPNHKKRVITSLLLFSFVGSAMFSNGGFDLPYLLVGLLILVSAVALWEFYGFFKTGLMRIVLSGLGIVLGSGIIYASMENSPWWILGILSFAFFISSLSFLFTYGCKDQTQTPQLHYILLIGIVYIPVTLQIALHLNFFEQAIVLSATFVSDIAAYYAGCLWGDKKIWATVSPKKTWVGSIAALLSTLLVVFLLGLIFNASGSLSKHISYLLSGVFIAVASQLGDFFESALKRVLNIKDSSNILPGHGGLLDRIDSLLFTLPMAFFCFNVLPFVVEKVQSWFA, encoded by the coding sequence ATGACTCAAGACACTAATAATACTTCAGTAACTGCAAAAATTCCACCAAATCACAAAAAACGAGTAATAACTTCGCTTTTGTTGTTTTCCTTTGTGGGTTCCGCAATGTTTAGCAATGGTGGTTTTGATTTGCCATATCTGCTTGTCGGTTTGTTGATTCTTGTTTCCGCCGTTGCCCTTTGGGAATTTTACGGATTTTTTAAAACAGGTTTGATGCGTATTGTTTTAAGCGGGTTAGGTATTGTTTTAGGCTCAGGTATTATTTATGCGTCAATGGAAAACTCGCCTTGGTGGATCTTGGGTATTTTAAGTTTTGCGTTTTTTATTAGCTCTTTGTCTTTTCTCTTTACTTATGGCTGTAAAGACCAAACGCAAACTCCGCAACTACACTATATTCTTTTGATTGGTATAGTTTATATTCCCGTAACTTTACAAATTGCTTTACACCTGAATTTTTTTGAACAGGCGATCGTTTTATCGGCGACTTTTGTCTCTGATATTGCTGCTTATTATGCGGGTTGTTTATGGGGAGATAAAAAAATATGGGCAACAGTCAGCCCGAAAAAAACTTGGGTCGGAAGTATTGCGGCGTTGCTTTCTACTTTGCTTGTAGTTTTTTTATTGGGTTTAATTTTTAATGCAAGCGGTAGTCTTTCCAAACATATTTCTTATCTGTTGTCGGGTGTTTTTATCGCTGTTGCTTCTCAACTTGGTGATTTTTTTGAATCAGCTTTAAAAAGAGTTTTGAATATAAAAGATTCAAGCAATATCTTACCCGGACACGGCGGCTTGTTAGACCGCATAGACAGCCTATTATTCACATTGCCAATGGCATTTTTTTGTTTCAATGTCTTGCCTTTTGTTGTGGAAAAAGTGCAAAGCTGGTTTGCTTAA
- the dxr gene encoding 1-deoxy-D-xylulose-5-phosphate reductoisomerase has protein sequence MPDYITKMPMPYSELSPLTPRKLIIFGSTGSIGRNTLNVLRQLTPEKRSCFEVVGLVGGKNIELLAEQAAEFRPKYLGIQDVSLIDRLKALLPSGYKPELVSGSQGFSELASLAEVDMLMLAQSGAAGINATIAGAKAGKVLALANKEALVLAGSLVKKLCAESGAIILPVDSEHNAIFQVSHSENSKALKKIWLTASGGPFRSFSYEQLKTVSLEQALKHPKWNMGAKITIDSATMMNKGLEIIEAIHLFGAKTDEIKVVIHPESIVHSLVEFVDGSVLAQLGCPDMQIPISYCLGFNERLNAQQPALNLIEQKSLTFEDPNNKLFPALDLALLAYNSGQWSPIVLNAANEVAVAAFLNKQISFLDICNLVERALNSNLAQAFNAQAFDFETILALDQETRNKVLSWV, from the coding sequence ATGCCTGATTATATAACAAAAATGCCTATGCCTTATAGCGAATTAAGCCCTTTAACGCCTCGCAAACTTATTATCTTTGGTTCTACAGGCTCAATTGGTAGGAATACGTTGAATGTTTTACGTCAACTAACGCCGGAAAAACGTTCATGTTTTGAAGTCGTCGGTTTAGTTGGTGGTAAAAATATAGAATTATTAGCCGAACAGGCGGCGGAGTTTCGCCCAAAATATTTGGGTATTCAAGATGTAAGTTTGATTGATCGATTAAAAGCCTTATTGCCGAGTGGTTATAAGCCCGAGTTAGTGAGTGGAAGCCAAGGGTTTAGCGAACTTGCCTCTTTAGCCGAAGTCGATATGCTAATGCTTGCCCAATCTGGTGCGGCGGGAATTAACGCCACTATTGCCGGGGCGAAAGCGGGAAAAGTGCTTGCCTTGGCAAATAAAGAGGCGTTGGTGCTTGCGGGTTCTTTGGTGAAAAAGCTGTGTGCTGAAAGTGGAGCAATTATTTTACCCGTAGATTCGGAACATAATGCAATTTTTCAAGTGAGCCACTCCGAAAACAGCAAAGCCCTTAAAAAAATTTGGCTGACTGCCTCAGGTGGACCTTTTAGGTCTTTTTCTTATGAACAATTGAAAACAGTCAGTCTGGAACAGGCGTTAAAACACCCTAAATGGAACATGGGGGCGAAAATTACTATTGATTCCGCAACTATGATGAATAAAGGCTTGGAAATTATAGAAGCCATTCATTTATTTGGTGCAAAAACTGATGAAATTAAAGTAGTTATTCACCCGGAATCTATAGTACATTCTTTGGTTGAGTTTGTTGATGGTTCTGTTTTGGCTCAATTGGGTTGCCCTGATATGCAAATCCCTATTTCGTATTGTCTTGGATTTAACGAGCGTTTAAACGCTCAACAACCCGCTTTAAATCTGATTGAACAAAAAAGTTTAACCTTTGAAGACCCAAACAATAAGCTTTTTCCCGCTCTTGACCTTGCTCTTTTAGCGTATAACTCGGGGCAATGGTCGCCAATAGTTTTAAATGCGGCAAATGAAGTGGCTGTTGCGGCTTTTTTAAATAAACAAATTTCTTTTTTAGATATCTGCAACCTAGTCGAACGAGCTTTAAACAGTAACTTGGCTCAAGCTTTTAACGCTCAGGCGTTTGATTTTGAAACGATTTTAGCCCTTGATCAAGAAACAAGAAATAAAGTATTGTCTTGGGTGTAA
- the rseP gene encoding RIP metalloprotease RseP, which produces MLGTLAVVLVFGGLIFVHELGHFFFARLFGMGVKTFSLGFGPVLFSFKRGKTVYQLAALPFGGFCSLVGEEKVEDLPEPFTLEESFSLRPAWQRFFVVLGGALFNLILAWLICWSIAYTSGRPVMLPEVGRTMENSAAQVAGLKSGDKIINIDGIVIERWEQIPELIQNGGGKEVKVEVKRPDMSESLFFQLTPTRKTVKDIFGDDKELWLLGIEPSQNRIYIPLGFIDSAKEGIIQAYKMIDITIQFLQRLFSGRGNVEEVGSVVSIARVIHAQTEYGITNVLFIAALISVNLGVINLLPIPVLDGGTLVFLTIEMIFRKPLPESFRYRASVVGMAILISLTIILMVKDIFVWVRDVWF; this is translated from the coding sequence ATGTTAGGAACTTTAGCGGTTGTTTTAGTTTTTGGTGGTCTTATTTTTGTGCATGAACTGGGGCATTTCTTTTTTGCTCGTCTTTTCGGTATGGGAGTCAAGACTTTTTCTTTAGGTTTTGGCCCTGTTTTATTTTCTTTTAAACGTGGTAAAACTGTATATCAGCTTGCCGCCTTACCTTTTGGTGGTTTTTGTAGCCTTGTGGGTGAAGAAAAGGTCGAAGATCTTCCCGAACCTTTTACTTTAGAAGAAAGTTTTTCCCTGCGTCCGGCTTGGCAACGTTTTTTTGTTGTGCTTGGTGGGGCTTTATTTAACCTGATTTTAGCGTGGTTAATTTGTTGGAGTATCGCCTATACTAGCGGTCGCCCCGTGATGTTGCCTGAAGTCGGAAGAACTATGGAAAATAGTGCGGCTCAGGTTGCGGGTTTAAAAAGTGGCGATAAAATCATAAATATTGATGGAATTGTTATAGAACGTTGGGAACAAATTCCCGAACTTATTCAAAACGGTGGTGGAAAAGAAGTTAAAGTTGAAGTAAAACGCCCTGATATGAGCGAATCTTTGTTTTTTCAGCTTACTCCGACTCGTAAAACGGTTAAAGATATTTTTGGCGATGATAAAGAGCTTTGGCTTTTAGGCATAGAACCCAGTCAAAATCGTATTTATATTCCTTTAGGATTTATTGATTCTGCTAAAGAAGGAATTATTCAAGCCTATAAAATGATTGATATTACCATTCAATTTTTACAACGTTTATTTAGCGGGCGTGGTAATGTTGAAGAAGTCGGAAGCGTTGTTTCTATAGCCAGAGTGATTCATGCTCAAACAGAATATGGAATAACCAATGTGTTGTTTATTGCGGCTTTAATTAGCGTTAACCTTGGGGTTATTAACCTCTTGCCTATTCCTGTTTTAGACGGCGGAACTTTAGTCTTTTTAACTATTGAGATGATTTTTAGAAAGCCCTTGCCGGAAAGTTTTCGCTATAGAGCGAGTGTCGTTGGTATGGCGATATTGATTTCGTTGACAATAATATTAATGGTCAAAGATATTTTTGTTTGGGTGCGAGATGTTTGGTTTTAG
- a CDS encoding long-chain-fatty-acid--CoA ligase has translation MNNPWQAFYHNNSNNIRTDFNDPLYALLDNAAKAHPELLACVFHNYKITYKQLQEKAEIFANNLKQQGLQKGDRVILMLPNLPQTLIAFWGIIKAGGVVVFVNPIYTSQEILYFCQDSKARFFISITDCYEKIKALIPQAKSIEKYFLTQASDALGFPLNYIQIFKDFFEKKNKVEYNNKTLKFSVLLKGSKRYSAVINDPKDELALIQYSSGTTGSPKGVMLTHSNLSSDAILTKNMVDSIDINKQNCLCIIPFFHVYGLNLGLLIPTLIQATIFPMPRFNPTETLNTIEKFKITLFPGAPALYIALLQHKDLKKHDVSSLKFCISGSAPISVENMQKFKKHFGVDIIEGYGLSEASPITHLNPFEHHRSGSIGIPILGTEARIVSLENDSTESLAPNTEGELIIKGPQVMKGYWEKPEESSEALKNGWLYTGDIAVMSEDGFFTIVDRKKDMVIVGGYNVYPAEVDKVIMTHPKVASAICVGISHPTRGEILKAFVVLKPEQELTREDLLSYCRENLANYKIPRQVEFRTELPQNYLGKMLRRILRDEEEKK, from the coding sequence ATGAATAACCCTTGGCAAGCTTTTTATCACAATAACTCGAACAATATTCGCACAGACTTTAACGACCCCTTATACGCTCTTTTGGATAATGCCGCAAAAGCCCACCCGGAGCTTTTGGCGTGTGTATTTCATAACTATAAAATAACATATAAACAACTTCAAGAAAAAGCAGAAATCTTCGCCAATAACCTAAAACAACAAGGTTTACAAAAAGGCGATCGAGTAATTTTAATGTTGCCTAACTTGCCTCAAACTCTAATTGCCTTTTGGGGAATTATAAAGGCAGGCGGAGTTGTTGTATTTGTCAATCCAATTTATACAAGCCAAGAAATACTTTATTTTTGCCAAGACTCTAAGGCTCGCTTTTTTATCAGTATTACTGACTGTTATGAAAAAATCAAAGCTCTGATTCCTCAAGCGAAAAGCATAGAAAAATATTTTTTAACTCAAGCTTCTGATGCCTTAGGCTTTCCTTTAAACTATATTCAAATATTTAAAGATTTTTTTGAAAAAAAGAACAAAGTAGAATATAATAATAAAACTCTTAAGTTTAGCGTTCTCCTAAAAGGTTCAAAACGCTACTCTGCTGTTATCAACGACCCTAAAGATGAACTTGCCTTAATTCAATATTCAAGCGGAACAACCGGATCGCCCAAAGGCGTTATGCTGACCCACTCTAACCTGAGCTCAGACGCAATACTCACCAAGAACATGGTGGATTCTATTGATATAAACAAACAAAATTGCCTCTGTATCATTCCTTTTTTTCATGTTTACGGGCTAAATTTAGGTTTATTGATCCCTACTTTGATTCAGGCAACAATTTTCCCAATGCCCCGTTTTAACCCAACCGAAACTTTAAACACCATTGAAAAGTTTAAAATTACCTTATTTCCCGGTGCCCCAGCTCTTTATATCGCATTATTGCAACATAAAGACTTAAAAAAACATGATGTCTCAAGCCTTAAATTTTGTATTTCAGGGTCAGCCCCCATCTCTGTTGAAAACATGCAAAAGTTTAAAAAACACTTTGGGGTTGATATTATAGAAGGCTATGGGCTAAGCGAAGCTTCACCAATAACACACTTAAACCCCTTTGAACACCATAGATCAGGCTCAATCGGAATTCCGATTTTGGGAACAGAGGCACGCATAGTCAGCCTTGAAAACGACTCAACAGAATCTTTAGCGCCAAACACCGAAGGTGAACTTATTATTAAAGGACCTCAGGTCATGAAGGGTTATTGGGAAAAACCCGAAGAGAGTTCCGAAGCTTTGAAAAACGGTTGGCTTTATACCGGAGATATCGCCGTTATGAGCGAAGACGGTTTTTTTACCATAGTAGACCGTAAAAAAGATATGGTGATTGTTGGTGGCTATAATGTATATCCGGCTGAGGTCGATAAAGTTATTATGACCCACCCTAAAGTCGCTTCGGCTATTTGTGTCGGAATATCTCACCCCACCAGAGGCGAAATTTTAAAAGCCTTTGTAGTCTTAAAACCCGAACAAGAGTTGACCAGAGAAGACCTTCTTAGTTATTGCCGAGAAAATTTGGCAAACTATAAAATTCCTCGCCAAGTAGAATTTAGAACAGAACTTCCACAAAACTATTTGGGAAAAATGTTAAGACGTATTTTAAGAGATGAGGAAGAAAAGAAGTAA